A region of Novipirellula aureliae DNA encodes the following proteins:
- a CDS encoding class I SAM-dependent DNA methyltransferase, whose product MRLNYSSLAISISNPTSEIAADTMTPDEFADAFVKRWEKSGGAEMANSQSFLKELCDLLGVEHPEPTQQDSEFNRYVFEKAVEFNNGDGSISHGRVDLFRAGCFVLESKQGSERKQAERDAALATVTKTAKKLAGTAARGTTGWDRAMQAARKQAKGYAEAIPDEWPPFLVVVDVGYCFDLYADFTGSGKNYVPFPDPNSYRIPLSRLRDQRTREQLKLLWTDPHALDPSKHAADVTRDIATRLAKLAKSLEAEHDAEVVAGFLMRCLFTMFAEDVELIRKDSFTELLLSLRFEPENFKPMVESLWEAMDEGKFSTILREKIRHFNGKFFKDKTALPLTKDQVELLVEAAKHKWDLVEPAIFGTLLERALDPVERHKLGAHYTPRAYVERLVMPTIIEPLREQWDATYAAAIQLDEEGKRKDAVKLLREFHGKLCETRVLDPACGSGNFLYVSMELMKRLEGEVVSAMASFGDHVLPGITIDPHQFLGIEINPRAAALAELVLWIGFIQWHRRTRNEIAPPEPILKDYHNIDCRDAVLTWDSIEPVVDDESKPVTRWDGRTTKPHPVTGEEVPDEDARVQELRYINPQKAEWPETDYIVGNPPFIGTSRMRDALGDGYTKSIRGTFKELPESCDYVMYWWHNAAEKVRHGSADRFGLITTNSLRQTFNRRVITPHLQAKEPLSLLFAIPDHPWVDTAMCAAVRIAMTVGIAGEHLGLLSKVVSEIEQGEEAAGIEFDDELGIIQPDLRVGADVASVSPLCANEGIAIRGVCLIGSGFVIDQKKAAELGYGTSRLKRHVTKFCNGRDIAQRNRGLFVIDLQGLSEAELRSQFPDIFQWVFDRVKPERDQNRETYRRENWWVFGRKHTDLRAGLDGMTRYMATPMTAKHRYFVFLDQDTLPDQGLVAVVLKDASQLGVLSSRIHIVWALATGGRLGVGNDPRYNQSVCFSTFPFPVTDDATKQRIGDLAEQLDAHRKRQQEQHPTLTMTGMYNVLETLRSGEKLTSKEQTIHQHGLVSVLKQIHDDLDAAVFDAYGWPHDLEDEEILQRLVDLNHERAEEESRGIIRWLRPEFQDPSYGKKGGPTQTVFTGSSEGDDDKKPTTTKKATTKIKKQPWPKTLPERMVAIQSALQRHTGPAASAEIAAYYTRANKADVAELLETLAIVGNVRQLEDGRFTVYK is encoded by the coding sequence GTGAGGTTGAATTATTCGAGTCTCGCCATTTCAATTTCCAATCCCACTAGCGAGATTGCGGCAGACACGATGACTCCCGATGAATTTGCAGATGCGTTTGTTAAGAGGTGGGAGAAGTCTGGCGGTGCGGAGATGGCCAATTCGCAGTCTTTTCTGAAGGAATTGTGCGATCTGTTGGGTGTTGAACATCCTGAACCGACTCAGCAGGATTCGGAATTCAACCGCTACGTTTTTGAAAAGGCAGTCGAATTCAACAATGGGGACGGCAGTATTTCGCACGGACGCGTCGATCTGTTCCGTGCCGGATGCTTTGTGCTGGAATCGAAACAAGGCAGCGAACGCAAACAAGCCGAACGCGATGCGGCGCTCGCCACCGTAACCAAAACGGCCAAGAAGCTCGCCGGCACCGCCGCGCGTGGTACTACCGGTTGGGATCGGGCGATGCAGGCCGCTCGCAAACAGGCAAAGGGGTACGCCGAAGCGATCCCCGACGAATGGCCACCGTTCCTGGTTGTTGTCGATGTCGGTTACTGTTTCGATTTGTATGCCGACTTCACCGGAAGCGGTAAGAACTACGTTCCGTTTCCCGATCCAAATAGCTATCGCATTCCGCTCTCTCGGCTACGAGACCAGCGAACTCGTGAGCAACTGAAACTTCTTTGGACCGATCCGCACGCTCTGGACCCCAGCAAACACGCTGCCGATGTGACGCGGGACATTGCCACGCGATTGGCGAAACTGGCCAAGAGTCTTGAAGCTGAACATGACGCCGAAGTCGTCGCTGGTTTCTTGATGCGGTGCCTGTTCACGATGTTCGCCGAAGATGTCGAACTGATCCGCAAAGACTCGTTCACCGAGTTGCTGCTGAGCCTGCGATTCGAGCCAGAGAATTTCAAACCGATGGTCGAGTCGCTCTGGGAAGCGATGGACGAAGGTAAGTTCAGTACCATTCTTCGCGAGAAAATCCGTCACTTCAACGGCAAGTTTTTCAAGGACAAGACGGCATTACCGCTAACCAAGGACCAAGTCGAATTGTTGGTCGAAGCGGCCAAGCACAAATGGGATTTGGTCGAACCAGCGATCTTCGGCACGTTATTAGAGCGAGCACTTGATCCGGTGGAACGTCATAAGCTGGGTGCACACTACACGCCACGTGCCTACGTTGAACGGCTGGTCATGCCGACGATTATCGAGCCGCTACGGGAACAGTGGGACGCGACCTATGCGGCCGCAATCCAGTTGGACGAAGAGGGCAAGCGAAAAGACGCAGTGAAGTTGCTGCGAGAGTTCCATGGCAAGTTGTGTGAGACGCGAGTGCTCGATCCGGCCTGCGGCAGCGGCAACTTCTTGTACGTGTCGATGGAGTTGATGAAACGGCTCGAAGGCGAAGTCGTTTCGGCGATGGCCAGTTTTGGTGACCACGTATTGCCGGGGATCACGATCGACCCGCACCAATTTTTGGGCATCGAAATCAACCCGCGAGCGGCGGCATTGGCGGAGTTGGTATTATGGATCGGTTTCATCCAGTGGCACCGAAGGACGCGAAACGAGATCGCCCCGCCCGAACCAATCTTGAAAGATTATCACAATATCGACTGCCGCGACGCCGTATTGACGTGGGACAGTATCGAGCCGGTCGTCGATGACGAAAGCAAACCGGTAACCCGTTGGGACGGACGCACGACCAAGCCGCACCCGGTCACAGGCGAAGAAGTTCCCGACGAAGACGCCCGTGTCCAGGAGTTGCGATACATCAACCCGCAAAAGGCCGAGTGGCCCGAAACAGATTACATCGTCGGCAATCCACCGTTTATTGGCACGTCCAGAATGCGAGATGCACTTGGCGACGGTTACACCAAGTCGATACGCGGGACATTCAAAGAATTGCCGGAATCGTGCGACTACGTCATGTACTGGTGGCACAACGCCGCGGAGAAAGTGCGTCATGGATCAGCGGATCGTTTTGGTCTGATCACGACTAACAGCCTGCGTCAAACCTTCAACCGCCGAGTTATCACGCCTCACTTACAAGCGAAGGAACCGCTATCGCTCTTGTTTGCAATTCCCGATCACCCGTGGGTCGACACGGCCATGTGCGCGGCGGTTCGCATCGCGATGACGGTTGGCATTGCGGGAGAACACCTTGGTTTGCTTAGCAAAGTTGTCAGCGAAATCGAACAGGGAGAAGAGGCGGCGGGGATCGAGTTTGATGACGAGTTAGGAATTATTCAGCCAGATTTGCGAGTTGGTGCCGATGTTGCGAGCGTATCCCCGCTTTGTGCAAACGAAGGGATTGCAATTCGAGGTGTCTGTCTTATTGGAAGTGGATTTGTTATCGATCAAAAAAAGGCAGCAGAGCTTGGATACGGAACGTCCAGGCTAAAACGACATGTAACAAAGTTCTGCAATGGTCGAGATATTGCCCAACGAAATCGAGGTTTGTTTGTTATCGATCTTCAGGGATTATCCGAAGCGGAACTGCGATCGCAGTTTCCTGATATCTTTCAATGGGTATTTGACCGCGTGAAACCGGAACGCGATCAAAACCGCGAAACATATCGACGTGAAAACTGGTGGGTGTTTGGACGGAAACATACCGATCTACGCGCTGGACTCGATGGAATGACGCGATACATGGCGACACCGATGACCGCAAAACATCGTTACTTTGTGTTCCTCGATCAGGATACTTTACCGGATCAGGGCCTAGTTGCGGTGGTATTGAAGGACGCATCACAGTTAGGCGTGCTCTCTTCGCGGATTCACATTGTATGGGCATTAGCTACCGGTGGTCGCTTGGGTGTTGGAAACGATCCTCGATACAACCAGTCGGTTTGTTTTTCTACTTTCCCTTTCCCCGTCACTGACGACGCCACCAAGCAACGCATTGGCGACCTTGCCGAGCAACTCGATGCTCATCGCAAGCGGCAGCAGGAACAACATCCAACGCTAACGATGACCGGCATGTACAACGTGCTGGAAACATTACGATCGGGCGAGAAGCTCACATCCAAAGAACAGACGATTCATCAGCATGGACTCGTCTCGGTTCTCAAGCAAATTCATGATGACTTGGACGCTGCTGTTTTTGACGCTTACGGTTGGCCGCACGATCTGGAAGACGAAGAAATCTTGCAGCGACTCGTCGATCTAAACCACGAACGTGCCGAAGAAGAAAGCCGAGGGATCATCCGTTGGCTCCGTCCCGAGTTCCAAGACCCAAGTTACGGAAAGAAGGGCGGCCCAACTCAAACCGTCTTCACTGGATCATCGGAAGGTGACGACGACAAGAAGCCGACCACCACGAAGAAGGCCACGACCAAGATCAAGAAACAACCATGGCCCAAAACGCTGCCCGAGCGAATGGTTGCGATTCAGTCCGCGCTTCAGCGTCACACCGGCCCCGCCGCGTCTGCAGAAATCGCCGCCTATTACACCCGAGCCAACAAAGCCGACGTTGCCGAACTGCTGGAAACGCTCGCCATCGTCGGCAACGTCCGCCAACTAGAAGACGGCCGCTTCACGGTCTACAAATAG
- a CDS encoding serine/threonine protein kinase → MVELPNLTPNQIESAITSVSDVQPLGRGGQKIVFSGEIDGERYALKFSRAPIETVESDEMESEYDPDVVVRAKREVETMRQCKSPHMVKLGPIGLEFIEISGERLIFFTEELITGSDLRQIKRGRCLSAIEVVRLGVQITHAIAAIWELKKVHRDIKPGNIMLRNDGNFVLLDAGLAFDKAGDSLSGGFLVGTRIYFSPEQFDYGNRRTIMDFRSDMFALGVTMYEMATGDHPFYTRGDGSENFFTKVMKFHPTPPHELVDNFPEDLSAIIMRMLGKSPHLRYRKCEQLIERLNAVGATS, encoded by the coding sequence GTGGTAGAATTGCCAAATTTAACACCGAATCAAATTGAGTCTGCGATCACATCCGTCTCGGACGTCCAACCGCTAGGACGTGGCGGACAAAAAATCGTTTTTTCAGGCGAGATCGATGGAGAACGGTACGCTCTTAAATTCTCGCGAGCACCGATTGAAACCGTCGAAAGCGATGAAATGGAGTCCGAGTACGACCCGGATGTGGTGGTTAGAGCCAAACGCGAAGTCGAGACAATGCGGCAGTGCAAATCGCCGCACATGGTCAAGCTTGGTCCTATCGGATTGGAGTTCATTGAGATTAGCGGCGAGCGGCTAATCTTTTTCACGGAGGAATTGATAACCGGTTCTGATTTGCGGCAAATCAAAAGAGGCCGCTGCCTTTCCGCAATTGAAGTGGTTCGACTCGGCGTCCAAATCACCCACGCCATTGCGGCGATCTGGGAACTCAAGAAAGTTCATCGAGACATCAAACCTGGCAATATTATGCTCCGTAACGACGGCAACTTTGTCCTGTTAGACGCGGGCCTAGCATTTGATAAAGCTGGCGATTCACTCAGTGGCGGTTTTCTAGTAGGAACCCGCATCTATTTCTCTCCCGAGCAGTTCGACTATGGGAATCGTCGGACGATCATGGACTTCCGATCCGACATGTTCGCGCTCGGCGTCACCATGTATGAGATGGCTACGGGCGATCATCCTTTCTATACCCGAGGCGATGGTTCAGAGAACTTCTTCACTAAGGTCATGAAGTTTCATCCAACGCCGCCACACGAACTTGTCGACAACTTCCCTGAAGATCTCAGCGCGATCATCATGCGAATGCTGGGCAAATCACCACACCTTCGATACCGAAAATGTGAACAACTGATTGAACGATTGAATGCAGTAGGAGCCACATCGTGA
- a CDS encoding efflux RND transporter permease subunit: MRQTAELHIQLRSDDLAFYGLTRAFVANILQTALQGEVVSQVLEGQRRFDLLIRLEEEYRTDYKNLGRLRIDLPSDNDHKSRGQIELREVAEISEGTGPNAVNRENARRRIVIRCNTDGHDLASAVEEIKQKLDQQVMYSLIMSIATSDPLEVQMYKQAIPPDAGIVHITVEVHQDRLAR, translated from the coding sequence ATTCGACAGACTGCCGAACTACATATTCAGCTTCGATCCGATGACTTGGCGTTCTACGGACTGACCCGTGCTTTTGTTGCTAACATCCTGCAAACTGCACTCCAAGGCGAAGTCGTCTCGCAGGTTCTCGAAGGACAACGTCGTTTCGATCTTTTAATTCGTTTGGAAGAAGAGTATCGAACGGACTATAAGAATCTGGGGCGATTGCGAATCGATCTGCCGAGTGACAATGACCATAAAAGTCGCGGGCAAATTGAACTTCGCGAAGTTGCTGAGATTAGCGAAGGCACAGGCCCGAACGCGGTTAACCGCGAAAATGCTCGACGGCGGATTGTGATCCGCTGTAATACGGACGGTCACGACTTGGCAAGTGCTGTGGAAGAGATCAAACAGAAACTTGATCAGCAAGTTATGTACAGCCTCATCATGTCGATTGCTACCAGCGATCCGCTTGAAGTGCAGATGTACAAACAAGCGATCCCACCAGACGCGGGGATCGTTCATATAACTGTCGAAGTCCACCAGGATCGTTTAGCGAGATGA
- a CDS encoding heavy metal translocating P-type ATPase — MSKVKIELSFLLPGVPDARDKCVERIGERLRMHTGIDDAHLSAADESQPDRLCIHFDPDAISMVDVQQIARREGAKLDDRYGHFVRRIESVHARRASAIESRLSRVGGVLEAAVAPDGAVRVEYDRNVTDDQAIETALRKWSKTSELVEADHAGHKHEDEGHEDDDDHGGHDHAHGGIFGPRSELIFAVLCGVFLLVGWLLETFTPVIDWIPLGCFIAAYIFGGYYTVTEAIEKIRAGKFEIDFLMIVAAAGAAWLGAWAEGALLLFLFSIGHALEGYAMGRAKRAIEALSELAPKTARVRRDGSESEIPVEELVVGDVVIIKPDERVPADGFVIAGESSVNQAPITGESVPVDKRPVDDAGSAASDPESLPPEHRAFAGTINQSGSLEIQVTKLASENTLARVVTMVSEAETRVSPTQKFTKKFERYFVPSVIVGVVLLLFAPLVIDETFSESFYRAMAVLVAASPCALAIATPSAVLSGVARAARGGILVKGGGPLESLGSLDAIAFDKTGTLTEGEPKVTDVRTADGVDETDLLRTAIAVEDLSKHPLAKAVVRDGKKRLGEGEFGSGGEIPDATDLQSITGRGIQATVEGDVVHIGKDDLFAEVDGPPLPDSVRQIVESLERNGRTTMIVRRGDRYLGVIGLMDTPREASKRTIARLRELGIERMIIISGDNQQVADAVAKEVGLDEARGDLMPDDKVNEIKKLQSEGGVAMVGDGVNDAPAMASASVGIAMGAAGSDVALETADVALMADNLDHLPLAIGLSRATRRIIRQNLWMSLGMVAFLVPATILGLNIGPAVALHEGSTLVVVFNALRLLAYKPSP; from the coding sequence ATGAGTAAAGTCAAAATAGAACTCAGTTTCCTACTGCCCGGCGTGCCGGATGCTCGCGACAAATGTGTCGAGCGAATTGGAGAGCGGTTGCGTATGCACACCGGGATTGATGACGCACATCTCTCGGCTGCGGACGAAAGCCAGCCCGATCGATTGTGTATCCATTTCGATCCCGATGCGATCTCGATGGTTGACGTTCAGCAGATCGCCCGTCGGGAAGGGGCCAAGTTGGACGATCGCTACGGTCATTTCGTCAGGCGTATCGAATCCGTTCATGCGCGGCGCGCCTCTGCCATTGAATCACGTCTATCGCGAGTGGGCGGTGTGCTGGAAGCCGCCGTAGCACCCGACGGTGCGGTTCGAGTCGAATACGATCGTAACGTCACCGACGACCAGGCGATTGAAACGGCTTTGCGGAAATGGTCCAAAACCAGCGAACTCGTCGAGGCGGATCACGCTGGCCATAAACATGAGGACGAGGGTCATGAGGACGACGACGATCACGGTGGCCACGACCACGCACACGGCGGTATCTTTGGGCCGCGAAGCGAATTGATTTTTGCCGTTCTGTGTGGCGTCTTCCTGTTGGTCGGATGGCTGCTGGAAACATTCACGCCAGTCATCGACTGGATACCGCTGGGTTGCTTCATCGCCGCATACATTTTTGGCGGTTACTACACGGTCACCGAAGCGATTGAAAAAATCCGGGCTGGCAAGTTTGAGATCGACTTTCTGATGATCGTCGCTGCAGCGGGTGCAGCGTGGTTGGGAGCATGGGCAGAGGGCGCGCTACTGCTGTTTTTGTTCAGCATCGGCCATGCTTTGGAAGGTTATGCGATGGGCCGAGCCAAACGAGCCATTGAAGCCCTATCGGAACTGGCACCGAAAACCGCACGAGTTCGACGCGATGGAAGCGAATCAGAAATTCCCGTCGAAGAGTTAGTTGTTGGCGACGTTGTTATCATCAAACCTGACGAACGAGTGCCCGCAGACGGTTTTGTGATCGCCGGTGAGTCCAGCGTCAACCAAGCACCGATCACGGGCGAAAGCGTGCCCGTTGATAAGCGACCCGTCGATGATGCGGGTTCAGCAGCGTCCGATCCCGAGTCGCTTCCGCCGGAGCATCGTGCATTCGCCGGAACGATCAACCAGTCGGGGTCGCTTGAAATCCAAGTCACCAAATTGGCATCCGAAAACACGCTAGCCCGCGTCGTTACGATGGTCAGTGAAGCCGAGACGCGGGTTTCGCCAACGCAGAAGTTCACCAAAAAGTTCGAGCGTTACTTTGTGCCTTCGGTCATCGTCGGTGTCGTGCTGTTACTTTTCGCACCACTCGTCATCGACGAAACCTTCAGCGAATCATTTTACCGAGCGATGGCCGTTCTGGTGGCGGCCAGCCCCTGTGCGTTGGCAATTGCCACACCCAGTGCGGTACTCAGCGGCGTTGCCCGAGCCGCACGCGGTGGCATCCTCGTCAAGGGTGGCGGGCCACTGGAAAGTCTCGGCAGTCTCGACGCGATTGCCTTTGATAAAACGGGAACGCTCACCGAAGGCGAACCGAAAGTCACGGACGTTCGCACCGCCGATGGTGTCGATGAAACTGACTTGTTGCGAACCGCAATCGCAGTGGAAGACCTCAGCAAGCATCCGCTTGCTAAAGCAGTCGTTCGCGACGGGAAGAAGAGATTGGGAGAAGGGGAGTTTGGGAGTGGGGGAGAGATTCCAGATGCGACTGATTTGCAGAGTATTACTGGGCGCGGGATTCAGGCAACGGTTGAAGGTGACGTGGTACATATTGGCAAAGACGACCTATTCGCCGAAGTCGACGGGCCGCCGCTACCGGACAGCGTTCGCCAGATTGTCGAATCGCTCGAACGCAACGGGCGCACGACGATGATCGTGCGACGGGGTGACCGTTATCTTGGCGTCATTGGATTGATGGATACACCCCGCGAAGCTTCCAAGCGAACCATTGCACGGCTACGAGAACTTGGCATCGAGCGAATGATCATTATTTCCGGCGACAACCAGCAAGTTGCCGATGCGGTTGCCAAAGAAGTCGGCCTTGATGAAGCCCGCGGCGACTTGATGCCCGACGACAAGGTCAACGAGATCAAAAAGCTGCAAAGCGAAGGCGGCGTTGCAATGGTTGGCGACGGAGTCAACGACGCACCCGCGATGGCATCGGCATCGGTCGGCATCGCGATGGGAGCGGCGGGCAGCGACGTGGCACTGGAAACCGCCGACGTCGCCTTGATGGCCGACAATCTCGACCATTTGCCGCTGGCGATCGGACTGAGTCGGGCAACCCGGCGTATCATTCGGCAAAACCTCTGGATGAGTCTCGGCATGGTCGCGTTTCTGGTTCCCGCCACCATTCTCGGGCTCAACATCGGTCCCGCCGTTGCTCTGCATGAAGGCAGCACACTGGTGGTCGTCTTCAACGCGCTGCGGCTGCTCGCTTACAAACCCTCACCGTGA
- a CDS encoding efflux RND transporter permease subunit — protein MTVNDACVDRLSAMLYWNPPTLSDLLRPASAWNLHRTLVDEIVTGHPILASEQQIRTYRVSCFQPPSWRQDATIFLFGIAVMNGVVLIEHIRALRESGGNMQEAVFSGAVDRVRPVLMRATTDALGFLPMAFSTSSGAEVQRPLATVVIGGVITSSLLTLIVLPSIYKWFEPKNEINEDVNEEENE, from the coding sequence GTGACTGTGAACGATGCGTGCGTTGATCGACTGTCTGCGATGTTGTACTGGAATCCGCCGACGTTAAGTGATCTTCTACGGCCCGCTTCGGCATGGAACTTGCACCGCACATTGGTGGACGAGATAGTGACCGGGCATCCAATTCTTGCCAGCGAGCAACAGATAAGAACTTACCGTGTCAGTTGCTTCCAGCCGCCGTCATGGCGGCAAGATGCTACCATCTTTCTGTTCGGCATCGCAGTGATGAATGGCGTCGTCTTGATTGAACACATTCGCGCGTTACGCGAATCGGGAGGCAACATGCAAGAGGCGGTGTTCAGTGGGGCGGTGGACCGAGTGCGACCGGTGTTGATGAGGGCTACGACCGACGCATTGGGATTTCTACCGATGGCATTTTCAACCAGCAGCGGTGCCGAAGTTCAACGCCCACTGGCGACCGTCGTCATTGGTGGAGTGATTACATCGAGCCTATTGACATTGATCGTGCTGCCGTCAATCTACAAGTGGTTCGAGCCAAAGAATGAAATCAACGAAGATGTCAACGAAGAAGAGAACGAATGA
- a CDS encoding TolC family protein, translating into MISYRRQHFARLLLLATTVGVTGCTATQPFAARTHTSPTDPLDLVAQTAKGPSSPAVQQVAFDEMSLVDSKLEDMTPEKDKQEEKGENDANVRLAAPLESELDGMPLSEYQSGVAAMTLADFEALALGNNPTIQELVATTQKAAGFRTQVGLRANPSIGYQANQLADQGTDQHTVFISQTIVTADKLALNRCVLNEALRAQLLQLEAQKYRVTTDINVKFYDALAAQQRIDQISDFLSVVDKGLDLAELRKKALEGSQLDVLQAKVQKNEIELALQQAEVSYAAAWRELTALAGSPQMPPVRLLGELPESATTLDWSTLASTIIASSPEYQAAQTRVSQARANLERQCVQPIPNVDVQFAAGVDNSTNSGLINLQIGAPIPVFNKNQGNIAAARAELLRSAQEVHRIENSIKARLGAVSRDYDSSLAAVEKYAKDILPNAAESLQLAETAYKAGETSFVQVLVARRTYFDSNLQYIASQAQLGQARARVDGYVLTGALDAVIDNSGDDSLRGLTFSQQ; encoded by the coding sequence ATGATCTCTTACCGCCGTCAACACTTTGCCCGTTTGCTTTTGCTTGCAACGACCGTTGGAGTAACCGGCTGCACGGCGACACAGCCGTTTGCGGCGCGGACGCACACCAGCCCAACCGACCCTCTGGATTTAGTTGCCCAGACTGCAAAGGGGCCAAGTTCGCCGGCAGTTCAGCAAGTTGCTTTCGATGAGATGTCGTTGGTCGATTCCAAGCTGGAGGACATGACGCCAGAGAAAGACAAGCAAGAAGAGAAGGGAGAGAATGACGCTAATGTTCGGTTGGCGGCTCCCTTGGAGAGTGAGTTGGATGGGATGCCGCTGTCAGAATATCAATCCGGGGTTGCTGCGATGACGCTGGCCGACTTTGAAGCACTTGCTTTGGGAAACAATCCGACGATCCAGGAGTTGGTCGCGACAACACAAAAAGCCGCTGGATTCCGCACCCAAGTTGGTTTGCGAGCGAACCCAAGTATCGGCTACCAAGCGAACCAATTGGCCGACCAAGGGACTGACCAGCACACGGTCTTCATTTCTCAAACGATCGTTACCGCCGACAAGCTTGCTCTGAATCGATGCGTATTAAACGAAGCGTTGCGTGCTCAACTGTTGCAACTTGAGGCTCAGAAGTACCGGGTGACAACCGATATTAACGTCAAGTTCTACGATGCACTGGCGGCACAACAACGCATTGATCAAATTAGTGATTTCTTGTCGGTCGTCGACAAGGGATTGGACTTAGCCGAACTTCGCAAGAAAGCGCTTGAAGGGTCACAACTTGATGTGTTGCAAGCGAAGGTCCAGAAGAACGAGATTGAGTTGGCACTCCAGCAAGCCGAGGTGAGTTACGCCGCCGCTTGGCGAGAGCTGACGGCACTGGCAGGTAGTCCGCAAATGCCGCCCGTAAGACTATTAGGCGAGCTACCAGAATCAGCAACGACATTAGATTGGTCCACGCTAGCATCCACGATTATCGCATCGAGTCCAGAATATCAGGCGGCACAAACGCGAGTCAGCCAAGCGCGGGCGAATCTGGAGCGTCAATGCGTCCAACCGATTCCGAACGTAGATGTCCAGTTCGCTGCCGGCGTGGACAATTCGACAAATTCAGGATTGATTAACTTGCAAATCGGGGCACCTATACCCGTATTCAATAAGAATCAAGGCAACATTGCCGCCGCCAGAGCAGAACTATTGCGTTCAGCACAAGAGGTTCACCGAATCGAGAACTCGATCAAAGCCAGACTTGGTGCGGTCTCACGCGATTACGATTCTTCGCTGGCAGCGGTCGAGAAATATGCGAAGGATATTCTGCCAAATGCAGCCGAGAGCCTGCAATTAGCGGAGACAGCATACAAAGCAGGTGAGACAAGCTTTGTTCAAGTTCTGGTCGCTCGTCGCACCTATTTCGATAGCAATTTGCAGTACATCGCTTCGCAAGCTCAATTGGGTCAGGCACGTGCCCGTGTGGATGGATACGTGTTAACTGGGGCACTTGACGCAGTGATCGATAACAGCGGTGACGACAGCCTTCGTGGGCTGACGTTCAGTCAACAATAA
- a CDS encoding winged helix-turn-helix domain-containing protein, with amino-acid sequence MAKMFISEQQLVDNFIEMADPGLWTRAGGDTHIKTLFESKCSDGQADWVWSSSPKPWSTELCEHSTALMQNPTCARILAMLKPSAPRRASFLRDRVGVSASTFRRSLGRLTEAKLVALVEQRGYVLGERAKMPEAEVVAFEFKLEDWKRAFYQATRYRSFAHRVYVVMPANIVHRCESQLGAFRVQNIGLLAHDLVKGASRVVPSVKKSPRSKANYLKALAMLHASKVVS; translated from the coding sequence ATGGCAAAGATGTTCATTAGCGAGCAGCAACTCGTTGACAATTTCATAGAAATGGCGGATCCCGGATTGTGGACTCGTGCGGGTGGCGATACGCACATCAAGACACTTTTTGAAAGTAAGTGTTCGGATGGGCAAGCTGATTGGGTTTGGTCATCGTCACCGAAGCCTTGGTCGACGGAGCTTTGCGAACATTCTACGGCGTTGATGCAGAATCCAACGTGTGCTCGTATCTTGGCGATGCTGAAACCTTCAGCTCCGCGTCGCGCGTCGTTTCTTCGGGACCGCGTGGGCGTGTCTGCATCGACATTTCGTCGCTCGCTGGGGCGTTTGACGGAAGCGAAGTTGGTCGCATTGGTTGAGCAGCGAGGATATGTGCTCGGTGAGCGAGCCAAAATGCCGGAAGCCGAAGTCGTTGCATTTGAATTCAAACTCGAAGATTGGAAGCGTGCATTCTATCAAGCGACTCGATACCGATCATTTGCCCACCGCGTCTATGTCGTGATGCCTGCCAACATCGTCCATCGCTGTGAGTCGCAATTAGGCGCATTTCGAGTCCAGAACATCGGACTGCTGGCTCATGACCTAGTGAAGGGTGCTTCGCGTGTCGTACCCTCGGTAAAAAAATCGCCGCGATCTAAAGCTAATTACCTGAAAGCCCTAGCCATGCTACACGCCAGCAAAGTCGTGTCGTAA